The genomic region CCTTCATTCTCTTAATTGTCCTTGCTCTATCGCTCCATTTTCCTTCAGCTGAAAAAATATTTGCCAACTGTACATAAGGAGTAGGGTTATCAGGTTCCAGCAGAAGTAACTGTTCAGCAGCATATTTTCCAAGCTCGGAATCACCACGAATAGCACAAGCACCGAGCAATGCTTGCCAAACTAAGATTCCAGGCTTCACAGGTAACTTGTCCACAAAGTTTTTAGCTTCACCAAGAAGTCCCGCTCTGCCTAACATATCAACAACACATGCATAATGTTCCATCCGAGGATTGATGTGATGAACTTTGGTCATTGATTCAAAGAACTCCATGCCTTTATCGATGACACCCATATGGCTGCAAGCATGGAGCAGCGATATGAATGTAACGTCTGTAGGCTCTACCCCTTCCGATAACATTTTCTCGAAATAGTGAATGGCTTTTAATCCATCACCATGACGAGCAAATGCTGCTATGATGGAATTCCAGGAGACGGAGTTTCTTTGAGGCATTCGTTCAAAAACTTTTGTCGACTCCTCCAGATTACCACATTTGGAGTACATGTTAATAAGTCCATTGCTTACAAAAGGGTTAGTGCCAAATCTCTTTTTGAAGACTAATGAATGAATCTGTTGGCCAAAAGCTAAAGAAGTGTCGGAACCAAACACACCAAGGACGGCAGAGACCATGTTCGGATCAACGTCAATCCCAGACCTCATCAATTTGAGAAAAACTTGAATGGCCTCTTCTTCAAGACCATTTTGAGCAAAACCCACAAGAACAATAGTCAATGAAACCCCATCAAGCTTGTCTGCAGAGTAAAATATCTCCAGTGCATCTCCCATGCTTCGACATTTCGAATACATGTCCATTAATGCACTCTCAATACACAATTCAGAATGTAATCCAAGTTTCCACACTAGACCATGGATTTGCCTCCCTTCTGGTAGAGCCTGCAGTCCCGAACAAGCTGACAACAAGCTCGAGAAAGTCCTTGAATTAGGATCCACCAAGGCACCGCACATCTCCTTGAAAACCTGCAAACTACTTTCATACAAGCCATTCTGCACAAGCCCTGAAATCACAGCAGTCCAAGTAACAACATTCCTGACACCCATCTCATCGAAAACCCTTTTTGCAAAGCCAGGACACCCGCATTTAAAATACGAAGTAATCAAAGCATTTCCAACCGTCATCTCACTTTCATACCCGCTCGAAATAACCAACCCATGAACCATTTCACTAACTCTAACGAAACTCCTCCCATCACAAGCCGATAAAACAGTCGTAAAACTAGCTTGATCAAGCTCACAAACACCCAACTCAACCATTCTCCTAAAATACCCAAACCCTACAGCAAACTCCCTATTACTCAAAAACCCAGAAACTACAGAATTCCAAGTCACAGTATCCCTAacaggcatttcatcaaacaccttgACTGCGTCCCGCAACAACCGACATTTAGCATACATACCCAGCAGGGAATTCCAAACAATGATGCAAGTTTTGGGGTCAATGTGGGTGGTAGGGTCATAAAGATGGTAACTTTTGATGATTGAAGCATGAAGAGACGAACCGAGACGAATGTTTCCTTCTCTCCCATACTTGGAGAGAAGGCGGGTCAAGTTTACATGGTTGTGATGGAATGAAGTTGGGTTGTAATGTGTAAAATTGAGTGAAAAAGTGGTGAAAGTTTTGATCAAAGGAGGGAAGAAAGAGTTGAGTTTGTATGAAGACCATCTGGGTTTCATCAATGTACATGTGCTAGTCCACCCTGCACAGTCCTAACTAGCTTTGCCTTGGCTAAATTACGTAATAGACGATTTTTCTAACGAGTGTCCAAAAGGATGCGGGGAGAAGGGATTGGCAAGCACCGGAGGAGAGCTGGGTTAAAGTTAATGTCGACGCTGGAGTGAAGGAAGGGGTGGGGGTTGGGGTGGGTGCGGTGTGCAGGGATAGCACGGGAAAGGTGTTGTGGAGCTTGGCGAATGGTAGGAGCGAGGTGTGGGAACCCCATGTGGCGGAAGCTGTGGCGATTCTCGACGGTCTTGAAGAGGCGGTGAAAGCAAGTCAtacgttggtggtggtggaaaGTGATTGTTCGCAGGTTATCGAAGCTCTCAAAAGGAAGAAGACGGGGAGAGGCATCTTTTCTTCTGTTTTAGCCGATATTTTAAATATTTGTAATTCGTTTAATTCTGTTTTGTGGTCTTTTACTAGTAGGGCTAACAATGTGATAGCTCATGAGCTGGCACATGTGCTTCCGGCTGGTACGGGTAAATTGTTTGGTATGAGAAGTTACCCGAGTCAGTCGAACGTTTACTTGCTTTGAATCAATGATAATATATACCCAGttgggtttcaaaaaaaaaaaaaaaaaaaaaaaaaaggcatgcCGATTGCCGAGTACATACGAAATGTTTTCGAGATGATTCCGTCGTTTGGGTTCCCAAAGGGCACACGTTAGATAAGCCTTGTGTTATCGATTAATACAAATGTCGTAAAGCTGTTTGATCAATTCTGTTAACTATCTTAATTAAGTTGTGCAAAACGTATGTTTTGGCTGCTAACCATGTCCAATGTCATAAGTATAATATAAACTTGGTTAGTTAGATTTCGATGTTTCAGCTATATTCAGGTTTAGTTATCTTACGTATTTGTCAAATTCGAagaaattacaaataaccattacgtatttacgtatttttacaaattatCACTTTGTATTTGTTTTTTTACAAATAATCCCTCGCCTTCCTTGTAtattccccaatcaccaccgtatatttGTCCCGAgccttgtttttcttattttccgacTCGTTAAGTGATAAATTACTCGGATTAGCCAAATAACCCTTACTGCCTTATTACGGGGTACCCCAACGAACAGATCCAATTCTTTCCCCAATTTATTATCCCTAATTCCCCAATTATTCCCTAATTCACGATACCATCCCCAGTTACATCGATCAACCGACTACTTCCCAATACCATCACTAATGAATGTTCAGTGAGTTGTGGGTCTTTGCTTcatttaaaatgaaaaaaaaaaatagtagttCTGAATTTTGCATCAAATAATGGCTGGCTTCATTTTACATATAGGCCCTGTTTGAtaaacagcggattaatttcagcataagcagattgcaaaatcagattataaatggcagattttatcagaaggtttgactagcatattataattagcagaattaatttgagtgttttgTAATTGACaaattacgattagtagattgttagttttctttgtaaaatgaagaaaaatttcctattttacaatatgctaaccaatatgctggggtaagcagcatattgtaaaacagcatattgaccccaaatatgttgtttaccaaacactaaaattagcatattgattgctCAAACACGCTAAAatccttgaatatgctaaaaattggccaatatgccgtttaccaaacagcgccataggctctgtttggcaaaactacctgaaaaggtagctgaaacctgaaaagctaactgataaggtagctgaaaattaggcgttgataaggtaactgattatataaatatgtgtttggcaaactagctgaaaaggcagctgattttggtaaaatgacgtagaagaatatgaaaattatttaatattatagaataaaaggggtacaaaatggaaaataagttatTTCATGTACCTGATTTCTTaaatgctacctgaggtagcatttgatttcaggtgccttatttgaccaaataagctacttgtcaaacacttgcaaaaaagcTACTTTgctcaaataagctacctgaagtgttGTACCAAACGGAGCCAT from Silene latifolia isolate original U9 population chromosome 3, ASM4854445v1, whole genome shotgun sequence harbors:
- the LOC141647325 gene encoding pentatricopeptide repeat-containing protein At3g05340 → MKPRWSSYKLNSFFPPLIKTFTTFSLNFTHYNPTSFHHNHVNLTRLLSKYGREGNIRLGSSLHASIIKSYHLYDPTTHIDPKTCIIVWNSLLGMYAKCRLLRDAVKVFDEMPVRDTVTWNSVVSGFLSNREFAVGFGYFRRMVELGVCELDQASFTTVLSACDGRSFVRVSEMVHGLVISSGYESEMTVGNALITSYFKCGCPGFAKRVFDEMGVRNVVTWTAVISGLVQNGLYESSLQVFKEMCGALVDPNSRTFSSLLSACSGLQALPEGRQIHGLVWKLGLHSELCIESALMDMYSKCRSMGDALEIFYSADKLDGVSLTIVLVGFAQNGLEEEAIQVFLKLMRSGIDVDPNMVSAVLGVFGSDTSLAFGQQIHSLVFKKRFGTNPFVSNGLINMYSKCGNLEESTKVFERMPQRNSVSWNSIIAAFARHGDGLKAIHYFEKMLSEGVEPTDVTFISLLHACSHMGVIDKGMEFFESMTKVHHINPRMEHYACVVDMLGRAGLLGEAKNFVDKLPVKPGILVWQALLGACAIRGDSELGKYAAEQLLLLEPDNPTPYVQLANIFSAEGKWSDRARTIKRMKEAGSPKVTGISWIEIEKKVHSFVVYDQMHPQVEAIYGVLGELFLQMEDEGYKPDKRFILHYIGQNEEEKQVEATI